In Candidatus Poribacteria bacterium, the genomic window GACCTATTAAACAAACTTTTTTCTTGACAGGTGTTTGCGCCTTTGTTAGAGTATCTGAGTTGTAAGTCTTGTCTTAACTATTTTGCGGGATTATTGACGCGGTTTGTTTCTGGAATCACGCCCTGGATGCGGATGAGATCAATACGTTCATGGAATAAAGAGTGGAGGCACTCGCTGTTGAGACAACTGGAAAAATTTCGACGATTTGGGGCCGCCTTAAAGCAAATTTACAGTAGCACCCATAATTGAACATAATCTTTTGTTGGCGAGGTTTCTAACCTCGCCTATTTTCAGAGGGTGCTTTTCGATCACACCCTACCCATTAGGAAAAAATGTCCGAGACTTCAAAAACAATTTCATGTAGGAATTGCGGCACACAGATACCCGCAGAGACATTCGCCGATAATCTGAAGGTGTGTCCGCACTGTGACTACCACCACTATATGAGTGCTTATGAGCGACTCAATCTTATTGTCGATGCGGACAGTTTTGAGGAATACGATGCACACCTCTACTCTATTGATTCGCTGGAATTCCCCGAATATCCAGAGAAACTCGAAAGGGATGTCGCAAAAACAGGACTCAAATCTGAAATGCTTTCTGGTATCGCTGAAATTGGCGGTTATCCGACTGCCATCGCGATTGGTGATGTCGGATTTATAGGTGGAACGTGCGGTTCTGTGATTGGCGAGAAAGTCACCCGATGTATTGAACGCTCCCTTGAAAACAAGTTGCCATTAGTCATTGTTTCTGTGAGTGGTGGTATGCGGATGCAGGAAGGCACGCTCGCCTTAATGCAGATGGCAAAAACCGCTGCCGCTTGTGCTGAATATGCTAAAGCGGGGGTCTTTTATATCTCTGTTGTCACCGATCCAACATTTGGTGGTGCCACTGCGAGTTATACATCGCTTGGAGATGTAATTATCGCTGAACCCGGTGCGAGAATCGGCTTCGCGGGTCCGTTAGCCGTTGCGAGCCTCCGCGAAGAATTGCCTGAAAACTTTCAAAAAGCAGAATCGTTATTAGAAAATGGGTTCATTGACGCTATTGTTCACCGCACTGATATGAGACAAATGCTTACCGACTTAATCGCTTTTGCGGTTTGATGAGTGAAATTATCTTTTCCGAGTCTCCAAAATTAAATTCGGGTTTACCCAACATAGACAGGGTCACAAGTTAGGTATGAAACCTTTATCAACATTAGTCGTTAATAAAAATGTGTAGTTATTGCATAATTGCGCACTGTTAAAAGGATTCGCATCAGTGTAGCCAGTTCCACATTTTTTATCTTCCTTCGCAAAACTGCTGATACTAAATCGAAAACCGATATCCATTTCATCGGGGCAATTATCAATCCAAATATAGGAATAAAACATGCCGAAGTCACTCGTCGTTGTTGAATCGCCGGCGAAAGCGAAAACTATCAAAAAGATTTTAGGTAAGGATTACATTGTCGAATCCTCCGTCGGGCATATCCGAGATCTGCCGAAGGGAGAACTCGGGGTTGATATTGAAAACGCTTTTACGCCGAAATATGTCCTGATTCGCGGGAAAGGCAAGGTTGTAAAATCTCTGCAGACCGAAGCCCGTAAAGTTGACAACATCTATCTTGCTGCGGATCCCGACCGAGAAGGTGAAGCTATCTGTTGGCACCTTGCTGAAGAACTCAAGAAGGCAAAGAAACCTATCTATCGGATCACCTACAATGAAGTCACCAAAAGTGCTATTTTAGATGCCATCGAAGCACCGGGTGAAATCAATATGGCACTTGTAGATGCACAACAGGCGCGACGCGTTTTGGACCGACTCATCGGATATAAAATTAGTCCTATTTTGTGGAGTAGCGTCAAACCTGAGCTAAGCGCGGGGCGAGTCCAGTCCGTTGCAGTCCGGCTTATCTGTGAACGGGAAGAAGAGATTGAGGCGTTTAAACCCGAAGAATACTGGACACTCACCGCTACCCTTACACCCGTTGCACTTGAACACCCGTTCCTCGCCAAGTTACATAAAATTGGCAGCAAGAAAGGTGAGATTAATAATTATGGATTCCGTATAGACGAGGCGCGGGCAAAAGAACTCGCTGCAGACGCAAAGACGCACGAATATATCGTCGAAAAGGTCCAAAAACGGGAGCGAAAGCAGCGACCTGTCCCTCCGTTTATCACAAGCACCTTACAACAGGAAGCGTCTCGAAAACTCCGGTTTACTGCCAAAAAGACGATGCTTGTTGCACAACAACTCTATGAAGGGTTGGATATCGGCAACGAAGGTTCAATCGGGCTTATCACTTACATGCGAACCGATTCAACCCGTGTTGCCCAAGAGGCACTTCACGCAGCGCGAGACTACATCAAGACGACGTATGGCGCAGAATACCTGCCGGGGCGAGCCGTTAATTATCGTGGCAAAAAGGGAGCACAAGACGCGCATGAAGCAATCCGTCCGACTGTCCCCTTACGCCTCCCAGCAGAATTGAAGCCGCATTTGAACAGTGATCAATATCGCCTCTATGAGCTTATCTGGATGCGGTTCATCGCGAGCCAAATGAATCCCGCGATCTTTGATGCGACAACGATTGATGTAAAAGCGGGTACCTATCTTTTCCGAGCCACCGGTTCAGTTATCAAATTTGATGGATTCCGGCGTATCTACATGGAAGGTAAAGATGATACCGCTATTAATGAAAACGACTCAAGTGAAGAGAATGTCAATTTGCCCGTTCTTAAAGAGGGAGACACGCTTAATCTTCGCAAATTACAACCGAAGCAGCATTTTACGCAGCCACCACCACGCTACAACGAAGCGACCCTCGTCAAAATGCTGGAGGCGCAAGAGATTGGGCGGCCCAGTACCTATGCCTCTATTCTTTCCACAATTCAGGATCGTGGGTATGTGAACAAAGAGCGCGGGCGGCTCTCACCTACTGATGTGGGTAGACTCGTCAACCATCTCCTAATTCATGGATTTCCCAATATCGTTGATGTTGAATTCACAGCAAAGATGGAGGAGCAGCTTGATAGCATCGCTGATGGTAAAGTTGCGTGGGTGCAGACCTTAGGACAGTTCTATCCACCGTTCCAAATTGCTCTCAAAGAAGCCCCCGATAAGATGTATGCAGCCCGAAAAGCGATGGAACAGGTGTCCGACGAGAAGTGTGAAAAATGTGGCGGAAACATGATCGTCAAATGGGGGAGATATGGACGATTTCTCGGATGCGCGAACTATCCAGACTGTAAGAGTATTAAACCCTTAAGTACAGACGATACGCCTGCTCCAGAACCAGAACCGACAGAGATACCCTGTGACAAGTGCGGTGAACTGATGATTATCAGGGTAAGCCGTGCCGGAAGTAAGTTTTTGTCGTGTAGTGCATATCCGAAATGCAAAAATGCCAAGCCGATTCCAATGGGTATTGACTGTCCTGAACTGGATTGTGGCGGCTACCTCGGTGAGCGTCGCAGCCGACGTGGGAAAGTCTTTTACGGATGCAGCAACTATCCGAAGTGTGAATTTTCTACATGGGATAAACCTGTGCCTGAAACTTGTCCAAAATGTAATGCCCCATTTCTCGTTGAAAAAACCAGAAAGCCGAGAGGCAGTGAGACTGTAACCGTGTCACTGAGTTGTCGCAAACCGGATTGTGATTATACAAAAAATAAATGATACAGGTCCACCAAGTCAGCTTCAGTTATGATGAACTTAGCGTGCTTGAAAAAGTCAGCTTTCGCGTGGAGCGCGGCGAGTTCGTATTTCTTGTAGGCCCCAGCGGTTCTGGGAAGACAACGCTCTTACGGTTACTATACGCCGATTTGATACCCGTGGCAGGGGACCTGAGTGTGATTGGACAAAAACTTGCTACCTTGGACAAGGTGAGTCTTCCTTACTTTCGACAGAAAATAGGACTTGTCTTTCAAGATTTCAAATTCTTGGTGGATAAGACGATCCAGGAGAATCTTGCCCTGCCACAGAGACTGGTAGGCATGGCACCACGGGTAGCGAAAGAGAACGTCAACAAACTTCTGCATCAAATAGGTTTGAGCCATCACCGACATGCCCTACCCACTGAGATATCCAGCAACGAACGGCGACGATTAGCTATAGCCAGAGCGGTTATCAACAATCCAGTATTGCTGCTTGCTGATGCGCCTACAGAAGGCTTAGATGCGCGACTTTCGCTTGAGATTATGGCACTTCTCGATGCCCTTAATTTTCAAGGTATGACTATCTTTGTAGCAACCTCAGACCGAAAACTCGCTGAGAAATGTAATAAGCGTATTATTGAATTGCGAGATGGCGGTATCCATTGAGATAGGAGGAGTTATCAGTTACCAGTTATAGGTCATCAGTTACAAGAGGATTCTGCTTGTTCAATATTTTTTTAACCGTTGACGCTTGAAAAAGTAAAGGTTTGAAAGAGCATGTTTGTGCCTCAAAAGCCAAAACTGAAAACTGAAAACTGAAACTGAAAACTGAAAATGCGCTATCAT contains:
- a CDS encoding acetyl-CoA carboxylase carboxyltransferase subunit beta, whose amino-acid sequence is MSETSKTISCRNCGTQIPAETFADNLKVCPHCDYHHYMSAYERLNLIVDADSFEEYDAHLYSIDSLEFPEYPEKLERDVAKTGLKSEMLSGIAEIGGYPTAIAIGDVGFIGGTCGSVIGEKVTRCIERSLENKLPLVIVSVSGGMRMQEGTLALMQMAKTAAACAEYAKAGVFYISVVTDPTFGGATASYTSLGDVIIAEPGARIGFAGPLAVASLREELPENFQKAESLLENGFIDAIVHRTDMRQMLTDLIAFAV
- the topA gene encoding type I DNA topoisomerase encodes the protein MPKSLVVVESPAKAKTIKKILGKDYIVESSVGHIRDLPKGELGVDIENAFTPKYVLIRGKGKVVKSLQTEARKVDNIYLAADPDREGEAICWHLAEELKKAKKPIYRITYNEVTKSAILDAIEAPGEINMALVDAQQARRVLDRLIGYKISPILWSSVKPELSAGRVQSVAVRLICEREEEIEAFKPEEYWTLTATLTPVALEHPFLAKLHKIGSKKGEINNYGFRIDEARAKELAADAKTHEYIVEKVQKRERKQRPVPPFITSTLQQEASRKLRFTAKKTMLVAQQLYEGLDIGNEGSIGLITYMRTDSTRVAQEALHAARDYIKTTYGAEYLPGRAVNYRGKKGAQDAHEAIRPTVPLRLPAELKPHLNSDQYRLYELIWMRFIASQMNPAIFDATTIDVKAGTYLFRATGSVIKFDGFRRIYMEGKDDTAINENDSSEENVNLPVLKEGDTLNLRKLQPKQHFTQPPPRYNEATLVKMLEAQEIGRPSTYASILSTIQDRGYVNKERGRLSPTDVGRLVNHLLIHGFPNIVDVEFTAKMEEQLDSIADGKVAWVQTLGQFYPPFQIALKEAPDKMYAARKAMEQVSDEKCEKCGGNMIVKWGRYGRFLGCANYPDCKSIKPLSTDDTPAPEPEPTEIPCDKCGELMIIRVSRAGSKFLSCSAYPKCKNAKPIPMGIDCPELDCGGYLGERRSRRGKVFYGCSNYPKCEFSTWDKPVPETCPKCNAPFLVEKTRKPRGSETVTVSLSCRKPDCDYTKNK
- a CDS encoding ATP-binding cassette domain-containing protein, which translates into the protein MIQVHQVSFSYDELSVLEKVSFRVERGEFVFLVGPSGSGKTTLLRLLYADLIPVAGDLSVIGQKLATLDKVSLPYFRQKIGLVFQDFKFLVDKTIQENLALPQRLVGMAPRVAKENVNKLLHQIGLSHHRHALPTEISSNERRRLAIARAVINNPVLLLADAPTEGLDARLSLEIMALLDALNFQGMTIFVATSDRKLAEKCNKRIIELRDGGIH